One Streptomonospora salina genomic window, ACCGCAAGCTGCTGAAGAGGACCCGGGTCGCGCGCCGCAACAAGAAGTAGCCGGCACTCCCGGCAGAGGTCGGCCTCCCCGCGGGCACCGGACGCTGCGGCGGCCGCCACGGCCCCGCTGCGACGCGGTAGCCGCGGAGGCCTCCCTCTAACAGGCACCACCCCCGACTCGTGGAGGCGTGTTGATGGGCCGCGTCGTACTCGTAACCGGAGTCTCCCGTGAGCTGGGGGGCCGCGTGGCCGAGGCAATGGCGGCCGAGCCCGGTGTCGACCGGGTGGTCGGTGTCGACGCCGCGTCTTTGCGCCGTCCGCTCGTCGGGCCCGAGTACGTTTCCGCGGACCTGCACGGCGGCAGTCTGGCGCAGACGGTCGCCGACTCCGGGGCCGACACCGTGCTGCACCTGG contains:
- a CDS encoding 30S ribosomal protein bS22, with the protein product MGSVIKKRRKRMAKKKHRKLLKRTRVARRNKK